A region of the Anguilla anguilla isolate fAngAng1 chromosome 16, fAngAng1.pri, whole genome shotgun sequence genome:
GTTATGGGTAATATGTGGATTTGTCATTTGGTGTTagttttcagtgcattttttattttgtaaagattATATGTATTATTACCATGTATTGTAAAACATTATTACGTATGGTTTATGAGCCACTCTGAAGTCTGTGTGGGAGGAGCCCACCTACGAGAGGCGTTGGGTGCAAGTTTAAAATCGTCCTGTTTGAAGAGCAATCAGTGTTCTGATGAAGACTGATGTCAGAAAGTGAACCATTTACATgagtaataatatttattagACCGTTTTTTGATGCAAGAAGCGAGTGTGCGAGTCGTGTGCGACATGGCGTCGGATCCTGAATGTTTGGTTCTATACAGAACCgctattatttttctctgtgttgtttgtgtgtatggtaCATGTTTACCGCTTGATTTTTatccctgtgtgtgcgtgtgtgcgcgtgcgtttgtgcgtgcgtgcgtgcctgcctgtgcgtttgtgcgtgcgtgtgtgtgtggggcagctGGGGAGTCTGGTTCTGCAGACACAGTGCGGGACCCGCGGGGTTTTGCAGTGAAGTTCTACACAGACGAGGGAAACTGGGACCTGACGGGCAACAACACGCCCATCTTCTTCATCAGAGACGCCCTGCTGGTGAGTCAGCTGCGCCTTTCTCtgtttaacactagaaaggccacAGCCATTGGGCGTTTGgaatttaaaatgctaattacaCCAACATCGCAAATGCAATGTCCTCCTCCTTtcatgactttttttctttaacagctgggcttaaaataactacTTTGTTAGAAAACTAAAAAATTGAAGAAATACAggcattttgtgccattttcttcacaaaaccccccTGCTATAATAGATAACAGGTGCTGATACCCAGATGCAAATGGGTTGCTCTCTCCTCTGACACTCTATTCAGCAACGATGCTTTGATACAAATTGCTGGGTCAAGCActatcaaaactaattttgcatATATAATCGcattaaattaattcactgcaatcGTTTGATGAAGATGATTCACTTTGATTATTGACTTGAGTATGGGGATCAATAATTATGGGCATTTTAGTCATCGAAATGAAGGGTTTTTATCTCTTGGGAGATAATGCCTCCAAtatactttcagtttttcactgaaacgtCAACTTTGGATAAACTCTGAATAGACTACAGGATGGCAAACTCACGCAAGAGAGTGGGACCAGGGGAAGCACTGGAATTACTGATGAATTACTTCATGATCCTGGAATGCAAGCTGCATGAAAATTACATGAAGTCAAAGACAGGAGCTGCATCCACCAAAGCAGCCATGGCTGCAGCATCACCCGTCACTCCTGGCAAGAAAACACAGTGCCAGATCGGCAAATGCTGTCGGAATAAGGCACAAAGACAACTGCGTGAAATGCAATCAATTTGTGTGTGGTCCCCGctcaaacaaacaaccaaagctGTACATTCCCTCTGGAATTGatgagtgaggggagagagacggtACATATGAAGAGGCTCAAATCAAAATAGCAGTAGCAAAGGGAAGGGAGAAGCGAGCAGAATTTGTCATGACTGAAgaagttactttttaaaaatattgcactaCATATTTCTTTAAGTACCTGCTCTATTTTGTGTTGTTCTCATTTTGCACATAttagtgcttgtgtgtgtaataagCATGGGTGCATTTTCCTTTagctaaaaacaaaaccaatatGAATTAGAAATAAAAGTGCTGAAATTGGtcgtgtcctttatttcaagaatatAGTATTGCAACATaatgtttcataatctttatgaaatgaaGTCGCTGTGGGTGCTGAAATCGATGCTGTACTGCTTGGCGGTTTAAGGTTGTGAAAAACGTGGCCTTTCTGTCATAAGCCACCAGATGCATGGCCTGCCCTGACGTGACATTAGCAGCCCTGTCTGTTTGCAGTTCCCCTCCTTCATCCACTCTCAGAAGCGCAACCCGCAGACGCACCTGAAGGACCCGGACATGGTGTGGGATTTCTGGAGCCTGAGGCCCGAGTCTCTGCACCAGGTACTGCCCCCGTCTGCTCTGGACCTGCTGTGGTCCTGCTGCTTCTGGAGCCTGCGCATGAGCCAGGTCCTGTGTGGGGAGATATGATCAGTTTAACCGCTGTCTCCCTGTCCCCCGGGGAAGGTGTCCTTCCTGTTCAGCGACCGCGGTATCCCCGACGGCCACCGGCACATGAACGGCTATGGCTCTCACACCTTCAAGCTGGTCAACGCTGAGGGCCACCCTGTCTACTGCAAGTTCCACTACAAGGTaactgtgcgtatgtgtgtgcgtgcatgcgcctGGGCTTTGTGCTGGGGGAGTGTATCAGTCTCACTGCAGTGTCAGTCAGTTGAGTGTTTTTGTCATAGCTGTGCCACTGGTCAGTGGTGAGGGCTTTGGCAGTGTCATTGGTTTTGTATGCTGGTGCTGAGTGAATCTACAGTGTTATGGAAATGCGACCAGTGTCTGTTTCCTACCAGTAAGGGGTCTGTCTGTGGGCTGTGTGTCCAGGCCTCAGTACAGTGATGTCCTCTAATCTGTTGCCTGTCAATAATGCACATGAAATGGCCGTGTCCGTGCAGAATTAAGCCTGAGGTGAAGCGCGCTCATTTCAGACTGACCAGGGCATTAAAAACATTGCTGTGGAAGATGCGGACCGCCTGGCATCCACCGACCCGGACTATGGCCTCCGAGACCTGTACAACGCCATCTCCAACGGCAACTTCCCCTCCTGGACTTTCTACATCCAGGTCATGACCTTTGACCAGGCTGAGAAGTTCCAGTTTAACCCCTTTGATCTGACCAAGGTACTACTGCTGTCTTTATTACTTCTAGACTCGATTACATGCATTTCTCTTgcaacatttttctttgaattttgccttttttttgctgtataaAGTGAGTACCCTGAAAtatacagataaaaatgttcttctttttttattattcttattattattatacacttttaaaatattcaggtATGAGGCACTGCTATAGTCTTACTTGGGGGCAGCCAAGTCCACATTCACTGATAATTTCATGTGGCATCTGGCTGAAACTGTGTTGAAGTTTTAGGGTCATGGGAAGGTGTTTGAGGTGTGATGACTTTTTttcctcacctcccccccccacacccccccactaGGTGTGGCCCCATAAAGATTACCCCCTCATCCCTGTGGGCAAGATGGTCCTGAACCGCAACCCCATCAACTACTTTGCTGAGGTGGAGCAGCTGGCTTTCGACCCTAGCAACATGCCcccggggattgaacccagcCCTGACAAGATGCTGCAGGTGAGGATGCGTTCTCGTCTCTGCGCGCCTGTTTGGGTTCTCACCCACGTATCCGGTCTTCCTTCAGTAAGGATGTGCAAAATACCCCAACGCACTTCTGCCTTGCCATGCCATTTTTTCCATGTCTTATCTGCCTGCGTTCCACGTGTTCAGTAGTATTTCACTCAAGTAATGTAGTGTAGGGCGTTTAAATAGCCACCAGATGGCAGTGTGCACCATGTACTAATGACCACTTTCAGTGTATGCTATCATAGCCTACCGTACTATATCTATGGTTCTGTtcattgtgttaaaaaatatatataattattttttattaaatgcaacCCTATGATGCTATTGGAATGTTTAGACGTGCATGACTAGTTGAGCATTTGAAAATTGTGACTCCCCTGTCCCATAGGGCCGCCTCTTCTCGTACCCGGACACCCACCGGCACCGTCTGGGTGCCAACTACCTGCAGCTTCCTGTCAACTGCCCCTTCAGGACCCGAGTGGCTAACTACCAGAGGGATGGGCCCATGTGCATGTTCGACAACCAGGGTGAGGGCACTGGCAGctgatgcctgtgtgtgtgagtgtttgagtgtgtgtgtgtgtgtgtgtgagagcgtttgagtgtgtgtgtgtgtgtgtgtgagcgtttgagtgtgtgtgtgtgtttgcagctgTTTGGGGGAACAGATGTCACCCtagcatgtgcgtgtttgtgtttctgtatatgtgtttgtgtgtgtgtgtgtgtgtgtgtgtgtgtgtgtgtagacagtGTAATATATAGGCCATGTGGTTCAGTGGGTTTGTTATTCAGGCGACAGTGTTTAAGAGGTTTATTATGCAGGTTTACAGCAGGTCTCTGTCTACACTACAGTATTCTGGAACTAGGAAATACTAAATGAcccaggttaaaaaataaaaacattgtttaaacaTTTAGTAAATGAACATGTGTCTAACATGGCAAGTTTGAAAGTAAATGTATGCTGTTAAACAACCGTTTGCTATTGCACTCTCTGTCCACCAGGTGGAGCCCCTAATTACTACCCCAACAGCTTCAGCGCCCCGGATACGCAGCCCCGCTTTATGGAGTCCAAGTTCAAGGTGTCCCCCGATGTGGGTCGCTACAACAGCGCCGACGAAGACAACGTCACGCAGGTACCAGAGCTCCACCCACACTGCATCACCACCTTAAACAAGGAGTCCTGAGGAAAGGCTCCATTGCTCAGTCATAACTGTGAGCTGATGTTAAACAAGGTGTTATGAACACAACCTGATAGGCAGGTGTCATACAGTGTAACCTCGTGCTGGTCTGGAAGGTAAACGTTGAGTGGACCTGTCAGACCTGTCTGTACTGCATGTGTGATTGGTAGATCAGGGGTCTGTTTGTGCTGTGGGGTCACATGACCTTGTTAGGTCTAACGAGTTGTTACCTGGGCGCAGGTGCGGACCTTCTTCACCCAGGTGTTGAATGAGGAGGAGCGGCAGAGGCTGTGCCAGAACATGGCTGGACACCTGAAAGGGGCACAGCTCTTCATCCAGAAACGCATGGTCAGTCCTGTGGCCCGcccccatcatcatcatcatcatcatcatcatcatggtaGCCACCTCCATACCACCAGGGGGCGGTCACATATCCCTGTTCTGCTTGCCTTCCTCCAGGTGCAGAACTTGATGGCCGTCCACCCAGACTATGGGAACCGAGTGCAGGACCTGCTCAACAAGTACAATGCAGAGGCCCAGCAGGTAAAGCTGGCCTTCCATACCCGTACACCTGCATCAGAGGCAGCACGATACATCAGAGTGCACTTTTTCAAGTGTAATAAGAATAACCCCCACAGTGGGCCGTATAGGTACGGGTGTATGGGTGTTGATAAAACAGTCAGTCAGAAGCAAGGTTGTACAGCTTCTATGttatgtgatttgttttttcaatcacatggaagctgcaaggccttgctgctgattggctgtcttatcagcaCTCATGatatcagtattttattttatttttttcctgaaagtaattcacatggcttctgaTATTTGGTTGTTTACTACTGCATTAGGTATGATaaaggaggggggaaaagacAAAACCTTGCCTATATGCCCCATGGTAGCGGTTATTactaagctttaaaaaaaaaaccatgattGAATATATTGTGCAGCCCTTAGGAAGCATTTTAGTTAACATCAGTTGGGTACTAgttatgaaaatgtacattacattacattacaggcatttagcagacgctcttatccagagcaacttacacaactttttacatagcattttacattgtatccatttatacagctggatatatactgaagcaatgcaggttaagtaccttgctcaagggtacaacgatagtgtccttacccgggaatcgaacctgcgacctttcggttacaagcccagttccttacccactgtgctacactccgtcctacataTTTAGACTCTTAGTAGGTGCACAAATAGGAAAACGTGCAAAATATGTCTGTTGCAACAAAATCACTGATTGACACGCTGATTTCAAATTGTGCAACCTTAGATTGTGAGTAGCACTACTCAACAGGAATCGCATAGCACTGATCctctaaaaaaatgaattgatggGATTCTGCAGGGGAAACATGATTTTTGGCCAGTTTAAGCAGATGTTTGCTGAAAAGTGAGATTTTTCTATCATCAGAGTGCATTTTAACTCTTTTAAGAGCTGAATTAGAGTTCAGTGTTTGCACACAACTGGCAAATTCACACATGCTGAAAGAGGGTAATATctcaacagaaataaataaaaaattaaaattaaaagttttTCTTGTAAAATAAGTTCACTTCTTGCCACATAGAAAAGGTGCCAAGGTTTCGATTTGCAGATGTTTTTCAGGGggtgaaaataattgtattGGACAGGAAGGATAGCCTCCTTGGTTGTCCTACACACTTTAAAATCAAACTGTAGATGATCTAATAGATTGACTGCTGCGGTTGTGAGGTCATATGTAAACTTACTCCACTCTGCACATTAACTGCGCACTGGCTTGCTTATGACGGTCGCACTGGGACCACTGTTGATTGCTTCCATGAATCAGGAAATTCCCGAGAACTGCATTTTCAGTGTTCCGGAATGAGTTCATTCATAATCTCCTCCCAATTAGTCCTTTATCTCTGGCACTTTAACCGTTTTTACTTTGAATTACACAACTCTGACCGAACTGAATGTATGATGTAACAATGTGAACTCTGTTCCAAGTCCACCACTACAACATTgcacccccctttctctcttcctccctacccccatgttttattttaactataattccctttctctctcctccttcatccctctctctctacctctctgtctgtcccccacAGAACGCTGTACGAGTGTACaccaggggcggggcttcagccATGGCCGCCTCCTCAAAGATGTGAGCCGAGTCCGTGCAGCTGAAGAGGGTTCTAGTGCCCCAAAAATCCTGCTGCTTCCATTGCACTTACTTTCTATTCCTCAGCCGAGAAGCCAtgcctctaccccccccccccccccgctcccatTGCACTTACTTTCTATTCCTCAGCTGAGAAGCCATGCCTctaacccgccccccccccccgctgctcccCAAGCACAAGCACTcgtttctcttcttcttttgtgtgcgtgtgtgtgtgtgtgtgtgtgtgtgtgtgtgcgcgcgccagGTTTAGTGGATTCCAAGCAAACAAACCCAGATCTGCTGTCTGATGCACTTTTTTGGCTGTAGTAAGACTGAAACTGGCCTAGATTCGTTTTTTAATCCCACATATTTTGTAACCCTGGCATTCCAACTGATTCCTACCCCGAGTTCCATTTTGCGTACGTGATTGTCTCTGCGAGTGGACTGCGTGCCTTTAAAGAGAGGGTAATCTCATTTATACTCGGAGCACTTGGGCTCTACTAACAAGGCTTACCAAACGTGAGTAGGGAgtatatttcagtgtgtgattTGAAACTGTTTACATTAAGAGTGTGACTTAACTATGATGGGGATCTGTACCAAATGAAGCTCAGCTATCCTGGACACCATTGCCTTACTGTCATTAAATAAAGAATGGAATGTACTCCTGAAAGCCACTGACATTCTGTAACAATAACTCTCTTCAATAATATCAAAATCTTATTCCCGCAGACTGGCAGAGTGAAATCTAACCTTTGCTATTTGGCAAATAAGCTATTATATCAAGCTATACGTTACCCTTAGCTTCGCTCTTGAAGATGATGATTTTGATTCAATGCTCGCATAATTCCTTGAgatttcaggtttttttaatttttttattttattttaaaaaaattttttaatggttttattcACCagtcaaaataatatgtaaGTGTTTTGgcagcatacacacagcaaaAACGTAAGATGGGTTTAGGTCCCTGTTAGCTTGTTCCAAGCAGTGATAACACAAACTGTTGCCATGATTGGATTAAAGTCCCGCTTAGTAGAGGAGCCAGTACTTCTAGATGCTCTTAGGGCAGATGTTGCGTGCCATGTTTATTACAAATTGACTAGTGCAtaattcagaaattaaacaataaaaatcatgGAACCACTCTGAATTTCTTGTCACTCTAATTAGTGATTACATGCATTGGAAGATAATTGT
Encoded here:
- the cat gene encoding catalase is translated as MSENRDKATDQMKLWKEGRTSQKAETLTTGAGVPVGDKLNEQTAGPRGPLLVQDVVFTDEMAHFDRERIPERVVHAKGAGAFGYFEVTHDITRFCKAKVFEHVGKTTPIAVRFSTVAGESGSADTVRDPRGFAVKFYTDEGNWDLTGNNTPIFFIRDALLFPSFIHSQKRNPQTHLKDPDMVWDFWSLRPESLHQVSFLFSDRGIPDGHRHMNGYGSHTFKLVNAEGHPVYCKFHYKTDQGIKNIAVEDADRLASTDPDYGLRDLYNAISNGNFPSWTFYIQVMTFDQAEKFQFNPFDLTKVWPHKDYPLIPVGKMVLNRNPINYFAEVEQLAFDPSNMPPGIEPSPDKMLQGRLFSYPDTHRHRLGANYLQLPVNCPFRTRVANYQRDGPMCMFDNQGGAPNYYPNSFSAPDTQPRFMESKFKVSPDVGRYNSADEDNVTQVRTFFTQVLNEEERQRLCQNMAGHLKGAQLFIQKRMVQNLMAVHPDYGNRVQDLLNKYNAEAQQNAVRVYTRGGASAMAASSKM